GTTTCCACCACCGGAGATAAAGAGGAAAAGAGGGAGAAAGAAGACAGCACGCAGGAAAGATCCAGAAGAAATTGAGAAAGCTAAAGAATCAAGAAGGAATGCAAACAACCAAGCAAGAGAGGATGACATTGTTGATGTTGGTATTTCAAATAAGTTGAGTAAGAGAGGTTTGATCAAGATGAGATGCAGTATGTGTGGAAAGGAAGGTCACAATAAAAGACATCATGCAGCTGGTGGTAAAAAGGTGCGAGTACGATGTAAAATGGCATCATAGgtataaatttcaaaattttggaCAAAATATTGACTTAGATTCATATAATTCTATTAAATTGACTTATGTTTTTGCTTATTGGATAGACTATTGGTCAAAACAGTGAGACAACATATAGTTCGAATGTTGGTCGAAACACCGAGACTAATGTTGGTCGAAACACCGAGACAACACAAAGGACGAATGCTCCAAATATATCTGAAAATAGAACGCAGGTAATGtaaattaattatgttcataagATATTTTTATAATGTTCACACATAATTTTTTACCACTAGCAGCCATCTATTGATCATGGATGCAGTACACAAGGAATTGATGTGTCCAAAATTCATTCACAGGTAAATTATGTCTATTTATATTGTTTAGTAAGTCTTAATACAACTTGGTAGGTTCCTAACCCCTGATTTCTCTGTAGGTTGATACTGGAATTGCTTTTGAATCTACCCAAGAAtctcataattttattttatgtgatCCTACATTAAAAAAGTATGTGAGATCCCCACAGCCCCATCCAATACAGATCATTCGCGCCAGTCCGATACATGGCCTACACTCCCGTCCAAAGAAATTGTTTAAAGGCACAAAGGAGATTGCATCAAGATATATGGAGCAGAAAAGAAATTAGCTCAATAATATACTGTTTTTTTTACCACCATAAACATTTTTTTGTGCATAGGATTGATTGGTGTGTTATTTTGTATGGTAGAATTTTGAGCAGATAGATGAATTTTTTTAGGTTATTTTGCTGATATTTTGTGTAAAAAACTCTTCCTGACTTAATAAGCCAGAAGGTTATTCAATGGGGTTATTTTTTAGCAAATTCTTTGTTTTGGTAGATATGTGTGAGATTTTTGTTATtgtttatataaatattatttgattaGTCTTGATGAGTTTAAAGACAATTATTGatagataaaatatataatttagtgTTTTTATTCACCTATTTAGAGTTTCACATAggtaaaaaataaaatggagTTATTTTTGAGCAAAAAATTAATGTGATTTccgattattttttaataaaaattatttttaaagataaaaaattattattttttcatataaagtaaaaaaaaaaaattataaaaaatatatttttttattaaaaaatgacATGTGGCAGTTAAGTGGCGCTGATGTGGATGACATGTGTCATTTTGGTCAAAGTTTTGACTTCCGGTAAGATGACATATCAAACACGTCATCATTCCGGCGACCCCAGACCAGAAAAATGAccggagtgacctaattgagacaaaggTCAAAGttcagtgattttattgagacaaattgaagttcagtgaccattttgagacaaccatataaGTTGAGTGACCAATGGTGTATTTAACCCAAGTTCAAAATACAAACCTTATAGACTAATCAACTTCTCCCTCCCCACGATCTCTCTGTCTACTCTCTCATCCACAATAGTAGTACTAACAACTAGTGTCCATACACAATCACATTGACAACAAGGCCCTCCATGATATATGAGTTTGTCTTCTCTGACCAGAAGTAGCCACTGCTATTCTTGAAGCTCGCTCATAACAaatgattgttttttttttatcttttaaattatGGAGTGtgttgaatatattttttttgtcttattATATGCGATTTATTATACTCTTTTATCATGAATCCGGTTAAATCTCGCCAAAGCTCGAGTCGGTCAAATCTTGgtcaagctcggctcgaaacATTAACAAATCAATACCGAATCTACATAGGTTATGTATCAATTCGGTTCATTAAGACCGATATGCTTAAGTGATCTACCCCAATCTATCGAGAACTAGAAAAAGGGCATTGGCCTTGAAAAGAGAGAAGCATATGCTTCCATAGGGAGATGCTATAGACACTATAATTGGGGGCTATACTACATGTTCCTACAAAGATCAATCTTTGATATGCATACGGTTTTTGCGCGATATTGAAGATACAAGCATAAAGGAAGAACCTTGATGATAGTtacagaggaagaagaagaagttcaaACGAACAAGAAGAAAGGGAGAAAGCCTTTTGGCTTTCCTTCTCGAAAATAGAAGAAATAAAGTTCAATAAATCACTCAAGTACAAATCACAAGACTTCAAAGATCATATACACGTAAACAAGTTGTCCAATGGCGTTTTTGTCATTCTACTTCAACTAGGGCAGATTCATCTTTTTCATTATGTTGGTATATTTTAGAAGAAGTCCACCAGCTTATAGTAGCATCAACCACACTCAATTACTTCACAGGAACATCTCCACCATCCATCACAATGGTTGTGATCAAATGGTAGATATTAAAACACTTGTCCTTTTTTTCTCGTTGCACATTAAGTTTACTTGATTGGCAAACCTAGCATTTAGATATAAATGCAATAGTT
The DNA window shown above is from Euphorbia lathyris chromosome 1, ddEupLath1.1, whole genome shotgun sequence and carries:
- the LOC136208218 gene encoding uncharacterized protein isoform X2 is translated as MARSLNEAVKVKIMRRVKRKKDQMEKYKGKICPKVQVKLNKLIDIAAYHQPEFSSGPQVSVTAPGGPYIVNLEEKTCTCRRWQLTGLPCSHAICSIRHNNQRVEDFVSECYHVSTFMEMYSNYINLTNSEELGPEVENPGWLFPPPEIKRKRGRKKTARRKDPEEIEKAKESRRNANNQAREDDIVDVGISNKLSKRGLIKMRCSMCGKEGHNKRHHAAGGKKTIGQNSETTYSSNVGRNTETNVGRNTETTQRTNAPNISENRTQPSIDHGCSTQGIDVSKIHSQVDTGIAFESTQESHNFILCDPTLKKYVRSPQPHPIQIIRASPIHGLHSRPKKLFKGTKEIASRYMEQKRN